From the genome of Paraburkholderia aromaticivorans, one region includes:
- a CDS encoding CHRD domain-containing protein codes for MIALRKLNLAVVLWALASGVAFADTVAMKADLEPSSEVPPRVSHGHGMLNATFDTSTKSLQWTITYEGLSGPATAAHFHGPAPVGQNAKVQVPIDKGALASPIKGSAALTEQQVTDLMAGQWYFNVHTAQNPMGEIRGQVLPAN; via the coding sequence ATGATTGCGCTTCGAAAACTGAATCTCGCTGTGGTGTTGTGGGCGTTGGCGTCGGGCGTCGCCTTCGCGGATACGGTGGCCATGAAGGCGGATCTCGAACCGTCGAGCGAAGTACCGCCTCGCGTGAGCCACGGACACGGCATGTTGAACGCCACATTCGACACGTCGACCAAATCCCTGCAATGGACGATTACCTATGAAGGTTTGAGCGGCCCGGCAACTGCCGCGCATTTCCACGGGCCCGCCCCGGTAGGCCAGAACGCCAAGGTCCAGGTGCCGATCGACAAGGGGGCGCTCGCCAGCCCGATCAAAGGATCGGCGGCGCTCACCGAGCAGCAGGTGACGGACCTGATGGCCGGGCAGTGGTACTTCAACGTCCATACCGCGCAGAACCCGATGGGTGAAATTCGCGGGCAGGTCTTACCGGCGAACTAG
- a CDS encoding alpha/beta hydrolase, producing MSWQSALACWYLRRQFRPETLKPRINVERARALTARRVWVPRVPRGWRLRELYGAGDMPLRGEWIERAEGAPAASPGPTILYCHGGGYYFCSPRTHRSLVFGLATRANAAVFSLDYRLAPEHRFPAALNDATAAYRRLIADGIAPASIVIAGDSAGGGLALATLAALRDAGDPLPAGGLLFSPWTDLAATGPSIRSNDGLDPMFSGPAIALAARVYLGDTPATHPYASPVYADLHGLPPLFIMAGSTEVLLDDSRRVADNARAVGVDCELEVWKEMPHVWPIFAPFIPEGNRALERAATFVRRVTSPASQPSSAMSMV from the coding sequence ATGAGCTGGCAAAGCGCACTCGCGTGCTGGTATCTGCGCAGGCAGTTCCGACCCGAAACCCTCAAGCCGCGCATCAATGTCGAGAGAGCTCGCGCGTTGACCGCGAGGCGCGTCTGGGTGCCGCGGGTGCCTCGCGGCTGGCGTCTGCGTGAGCTGTACGGCGCGGGCGATATGCCGTTGCGCGGCGAGTGGATCGAGCGCGCCGAGGGTGCGCCAGCCGCGAGCCCCGGTCCAACCATACTGTATTGCCACGGCGGCGGCTATTACTTCTGCTCGCCGCGTACGCATCGCTCGCTCGTGTTCGGTCTGGCGACGCGTGCCAACGCTGCCGTTTTTTCGCTCGACTATCGTCTCGCGCCGGAGCATCGCTTTCCGGCGGCATTGAACGACGCAACCGCGGCCTATCGCCGGTTGATCGCCGATGGCATCGCGCCCGCGTCCATCGTAATAGCGGGCGATTCGGCAGGCGGCGGGCTTGCGCTCGCCACGTTGGCGGCGTTGCGCGACGCCGGCGATCCCCTGCCAGCCGGCGGCCTGCTGTTTTCGCCGTGGACCGATCTGGCTGCGACCGGCCCCAGCATCCGCAGCAACGACGGTCTCGATCCCATGTTCAGCGGCCCGGCGATCGCGCTGGCGGCCAGGGTTTATCTCGGCGACACGCCTGCCACACATCCCTACGCCTCTCCCGTGTATGCCGACCTGCACGGTTTGCCGCCGCTTTTCATCATGGCGGGCAGCACCGAGGTGTTGCTCGACGACTCGCGGCGCGTGGCCGACAATGCGCGCGCGGTGGGCGTCGACTGCGAACTCGAAGTGTGGAAGGAGATGCCGCATGTCTGGCCGATCTTCGCGCCGTTCATCCCGGAAGGCAATCGCGCACTCGAGCGCGCCGCCACCTTCGTGCGGCGCGTGACGAGCCCCGCGTCTCAGCCGTCGAGCGCGATGTCGATGGTCTGA